A DNA window from Coprobacter tertius contains the following coding sequences:
- a CDS encoding YbhB/YbcL family Raf kinase inhibitor-like protein: MDVKNERNFTLIAPHVKGQAQVWQLFDGNKCAGMNVSPMLSWKDAPPETCSFAVTMYDRDAPSGSGWWHWIVYNISSMVSGLPENAGNPQLNLLPEGASQGLNDFGLHGYSGPCPPKGDGIHEYMITVYALSVSHIDLQTDSTPASIGFQIHANTIEKASVVMYYSR, encoded by the coding sequence ATGGATGTGAAAAACGAACGGAATTTTACGCTTATCGCTCCCCATGTTAAAGGACAGGCACAGGTTTGGCAATTATTTGATGGGAATAAATGTGCAGGTATGAATGTATCTCCTATGTTGTCATGGAAAGACGCTCCTCCCGAAACTTGTAGTTTTGCGGTTACTATGTATGACCGGGATGCTCCCTCGGGTAGCGGTTGGTGGCATTGGATAGTTTACAATATTTCTTCGATGGTATCGGGGTTACCCGAAAATGCTGGGAATCCGCAGTTAAATCTTTTACCCGAAGGAGCATCGCAAGGGTTGAATGATTTTGGTCTTCACGGTTATAGCGGTCCGTGTCCTCCCAAAGGAGACGGTATACACGAATATATGATTACCGTATATGCTTTAAGTGTATCTCATATCGATTTACAAACCGATTCTACTCCTGCTTCTATCGGGTTTCAAATACATG